A genomic stretch from Candidatus Bathyanammoxibius amoris includes:
- a CDS encoding helix-turn-helix domain-containing protein, with amino-acid sequence MNVGTKLRLLRAERGWTKSHAAREAGIPISSYRNYEKESLNRKLPGKSALALAKTFGVSLEYLLDDVKDYPPVPARDRIIQLVGEPEKKASGTGVEGDTRRRVAVSRYGDRGNDGINIVGHVAAGETEVVFDDAGLPTGGSIDEPLERMPDVTDSNAYGLIVSGNSMLPGYPEGTKVVVCPSHKVKSGDVVICRLNSTGKVYVKEIAFSQDMIILKSHNATAYEPVAVPREDIVFCHKVVWAKRP; translated from the coding sequence ATGAACGTAGGAACGAAACTCAGATTACTTAGAGCGGAGAGGGGCTGGACAAAGTCCCATGCCGCCAGGGAGGCCGGTATACCTATATCCAGCTACCGAAACTATGAAAAGGAGTCACTGAACCGCAAGCTCCCTGGAAAATCCGCGCTGGCACTTGCCAAGACCTTCGGGGTGTCACTTGAGTACCTGCTTGATGACGTGAAGGACTACCCTCCGGTCCCGGCCAGGGACAGGATTATCCAGCTGGTTGGGGAACCTGAGAAAAAGGCGTCTGGTACCGGGGTTGAGGGCGATACCCGGCGGAGGGTGGCGGTATCACGGTACGGTGATAGGGGAAATGACGGTATAAATATAGTTGGTCATGTGGCAGCGGGAGAGACGGAGGTAGTCTTCGATGATGCGGGCCTGCCCACCGGCGGCTCCATTGACGAACCCCTTGAAAGAATGCCCGATGTTACTGACAGCAACGCCTACGGCCTGATAGTCAGCGGGAACAGTATGCTGCCGGGTTATCCGGAGGGTACAAAGGTGGTTGTATGTCCGTCGCACAAGGTGAAGTCGGGGGACGTAGTTATCTGCCGTCTTAACAGCACGGGAAAGGTATATGTAAAAGAGATTGCCTTCTCCCAGGACATGATTATACTCAAGTCTCACAACGCAACTGCCTATGAACCGGTGGCGGTACCCAGGGAGGATATAGTCTTTTGTCACAAGGTGGTCTGGGCAAAAAGACCCTAG
- a CDS encoding cytochrome c biogenesis protein: protein MDSKSLINLSILCYWLSVGIYTAYWYCNFSGKGTRTFVLALGLGIQLTAFAMRGMAIEYLPLTNKFESFYGFSITVFILLYIYRDVEVPIFRTVLFSVGYVFLVAAAFWPKGLNYPPPLMITIWYTLHVPLSFMCYAYWTLSFAAASAYFLGAGPRGTSSASAGNPSSPPGEARGRDMIDIIDRGFLYGMLGFSVSMLFGGLWGYVAWGSYFLWDAKVVWSVIVWLFYSACIHVDNWPALKPYKPHLAVAGFLIMLMTYVGTSFLISSSHSFG from the coding sequence TTGGACTCGAAGAGTCTTATCAACCTGTCCATACTCTGTTACTGGCTGTCAGTGGGCATATATACGGCGTACTGGTACTGCAACTTCTCCGGGAAGGGCACACGTACCTTTGTACTTGCCCTGGGGCTGGGCATTCAGCTCACCGCCTTCGCCATGCGCGGTATGGCCATAGAGTATTTGCCACTTACAAATAAGTTTGAGTCATTTTACGGATTTTCCATAACTGTGTTCATCTTGCTCTACATATACAGAGATGTGGAGGTGCCCATCTTCAGGACGGTGCTCTTCAGTGTGGGCTATGTCTTCCTGGTGGCCGCGGCCTTCTGGCCGAAGGGGCTTAATTATCCTCCGCCACTGATGATAACCATCTGGTACACGCTCCACGTCCCGCTGTCGTTTATGTGTTACGCGTACTGGACCTTAAGCTTCGCGGCGGCCTCGGCCTACTTCTTGGGAGCCGGACCGCGGGGGACATCATCAGCATCCGCCGGAAATCCGTCAAGCCCGCCCGGAGAGGCGCGAGGTCGAGACATGATCGATATCATTGACAGGGGTTTTCTCTACGGGATGCTGGGGTTTTCGGTCTCGATGCTCTTTGGAGGGTTGTGGGGTTATGTGGCCTGGGGCAGTTACTTCCTGTGGGACGCAAAGGTGGTATGGTCTGTAATCGTGTGGCTGTTTTATTCGGCCTGCATCCACGTGGACAACTGGCCCGCCCTTAAGCCCTATAAACCGCACCTGGCAGTCGCCGGGTTCCTTATCATGTTAATGACCTACGTGGGGACGAGTTTCCTTATCTCCAGCTCCCACAGCTTTGGATAA
- a CDS encoding HEAT repeat domain-containing protein — protein sequence MHVSLVPVLVVLGLCTGPWYCSSALAQDQSIETRVKRNVEALKDEKSVVMRAGAAKALGNIGRDASDCTPALAEALLKDKHPMVRAQAAKALGKINNGDKAGARALSEALWYDKSTEVRKNAIWALGEIGDKSPDTIEGLSAALRNKDPEVGISAAKALSKIGTGSQTAIYYLCDALLHATNPQVRVNAALTLGNMGPRARDATTILAKALEDEDSDVRLAAAQALGSIGREALDAASALSKARRDPDMRVRKQAKESLMDIARGGR from the coding sequence TTGCACGTTTCGCTCGTCCCGGTCCTGGTGGTACTTGGGCTCTGTACAGGCCCGTGGTACTGTAGCAGTGCTCTGGCGCAGGACCAGAGTATAGAGACCCGGGTAAAACGAAACGTCGAGGCCCTCAAGGATGAAAAGAGCGTGGTGATGCGTGCCGGGGCCGCCAAGGCCCTTGGCAACATAGGCCGCGACGCATCCGACTGCACGCCGGCCCTGGCCGAGGCCCTCTTAAAGGACAAGCATCCGATGGTTCGCGCCCAAGCCGCCAAGGCCCTGGGAAAGATTAATAACGGTGACAAGGCGGGCGCACGGGCGCTTTCTGAGGCCCTGTGGTACGACAAGAGTACCGAGGTGCGCAAGAACGCCATCTGGGCGCTGGGCGAGATTGGAGATAAGTCGCCCGATACCATTGAGGGCCTTTCCGCGGCCCTGCGGAACAAAGATCCTGAGGTAGGTATCAGCGCCGCCAAGGCCCTGAGTAAGATAGGCACCGGTTCCCAGACGGCCATCTACTACCTCTGCGACGCCCTGCTTCACGCCACAAACCCGCAGGTGCGCGTGAACGCCGCCCTGACCCTGGGCAACATGGGTCCGCGCGCGCGGGACGCTACTACCATACTGGCCAAGGCCCTGGAGGATGAGGACTCAGACGTCCGGCTTGCCGCCGCTCAGGCCCTCGGCAGTATTGGCCGCGAGGCGCTCGACGCCGCCTCAGCACTGAGCAAGGCCAGAAGGGACCCCGACATGCGCGTCCGCAAACAGGCCAAAGAATCCCTCATGGACATCGCCAGGGGTGGAAGATAA
- a CDS encoding leucyl aminopeptidase, with protein sequence MTMKLKVKVQYGTLIKERAEVIVLGLFDAPRIEDPTARDFDKKLGGMIARIIKNGDFRPKLNNTFLLPTYVQLASKRLLLIGLGKKNEFTMDKIRQVSGTAIKKARGLGVKEVTSPLYPLKDRAEDISRAVVEGAILGRYRFRQFKHLKPDEAREVERLKILVEHKSELDGARAGAKTGESVSEAVCYARELINLPGGTATPTMIVNEARAMGRRLGLGVQTLSGETMKRLGMNGVLGVSQGSSQPPRFIVLEYGKKKSGQDTVVLVGKGVTFDSGGISIKPSRDMDKMKYDMAGAGTVLGAFRALAGLKPKVHVVGLLPCVENMPGGRAIKPGDIISCMSGKTVEVANTDAEGRLILADALVYAKRYKPAAIVDLATLTGACVVALGYFTMAMLGNDEELKRRVRAAGDATHERVWELPLWDEYFEAIKSDVADIKNIGDRTAGTITAAKFLEKFVDKTPWVHLDIAGVAWENKDTPYRPKGASGTGVRLLVDLLMNWQKLPAAKKTKK encoded by the coding sequence ATGACGATGAAGCTGAAGGTAAAGGTACAGTACGGCACACTGATAAAGGAAAGGGCCGAAGTAATCGTGCTGGGGCTTTTCGACGCCCCGCGGATAGAAGACCCCACGGCGAGAGACTTTGACAAGAAACTGGGCGGGATGATAGCGCGCATCATAAAAAACGGAGATTTCAGGCCCAAACTAAATAACACGTTTCTTTTGCCTACGTACGTCCAACTGGCGTCAAAGAGGCTGCTCCTGATAGGGCTTGGCAAGAAGAATGAATTCACTATGGACAAAATACGTCAGGTCTCCGGCACTGCGATAAAAAAGGCGAGGGGGCTTGGGGTAAAAGAGGTAACAAGTCCGCTCTACCCGCTAAAAGACCGTGCGGAAGATATCTCTCGTGCCGTGGTGGAAGGTGCCATACTTGGCCGCTACAGGTTCAGGCAATTTAAACACCTGAAACCTGATGAGGCCAGGGAGGTGGAGAGGTTGAAAATACTGGTAGAGCACAAGTCTGAACTCGACGGCGCGAGGGCCGGCGCGAAGACCGGAGAGTCAGTTTCAGAGGCCGTCTGTTACGCGAGGGAGCTGATAAACCTGCCGGGCGGGACGGCAACACCCACTATGATTGTGAACGAGGCCCGGGCCATGGGACGCCGTCTGGGACTCGGGGTACAGACACTCTCCGGGGAGACGATGAAACGGCTTGGCATGAACGGGGTACTCGGTGTCTCTCAGGGCAGCAGCCAGCCGCCAAGGTTTATCGTGCTCGAATACGGCAAGAAAAAGTCCGGGCAGGACACTGTGGTCCTGGTGGGTAAGGGTGTGACGTTTGACAGCGGGGGTATCAGTATAAAACCATCGCGGGATATGGACAAGATGAAGTACGACATGGCGGGTGCGGGGACGGTGCTGGGCGCGTTTCGCGCGCTTGCCGGGCTGAAGCCAAAGGTGCACGTGGTGGGGCTTTTACCCTGTGTCGAGAATATGCCCGGCGGCAGGGCCATAAAACCGGGTGACATAATCTCGTGTATGAGCGGCAAGACGGTGGAGGTGGCAAATACCGACGCGGAGGGACGGCTTATACTCGCGGACGCCCTTGTGTATGCGAAACGTTATAAACCGGCGGCGATAGTCGACTTGGCTACGCTCACGGGGGCCTGTGTAGTCGCGCTGGGCTACTTTACCATGGCCATGCTCGGTAACGACGAGGAGCTTAAGAGGCGGGTGAGGGCGGCGGGAGACGCCACACATGAGAGGGTATGGGAGCTGCCCCTGTGGGATGAATATTTTGAGGCGATTAAGAGTGACGTTGCCGACATAAAGAACATCGGAGACCGCACCGCCGGTACCATAACCGCCGCAAAATTCCTTGAAAAGTTTGTCGACAAAACACCCTGGGTACACCTGGACATAGCCGGCGTGGCCTGGGAGAACAAGGACACGCCTTACCGCCCCAAGGGCGCAAGCGGCACGGGTGTAAGGCTCCTGGTGGACCTGCTTATGAACTGGCAAAAACTCCCGGCGGCGAAAAAGACCAAAAAATAA
- a CDS encoding DUF4175 family protein, which translates to MDDNYAKIKDSIQRVGRRATLVRLGEGVALLGAIALVLFSVGLVSAAQLSVVPYARMGYFVLSTIIIIYVSYRYILTPIQSLGSQDRLALFMEKRFPRLKDLLISSIQLGRDLENPGRARLFSHELAGLLFKQTGEGLVGLKAGDVVESRCLMRNLTILGLLIGLFAVITAMNPTYVAQRFNLLLEPRYVPSVLLRATAPVIGDITLTYRYPAYTGLKPRTITGSSGDIRILKGSEVEIVARSNQPVDSASILINESTRVPMTVETPHTIKGSLIVLEDGNYSFETLPAGRRSAHKSKSHRIIALADDYPRITILSPAQGKVVGERDVIDLEYEAMDDFGLKEIRLVVGEGPGAEGARRDLKVIKEPKTRFRDSCKWDLSMYSFTQGEKVPYFLEAVDNDAVSEPKVARSETRYIEVYSTQKKHEELISLQDKLLKEMTLLLADKLVNRPDAMTARDELLMQQEVLSGRTINLLVLFEKILTDMEEDTMANYAVYYSLENMRNTIAQLNAAKDKLLEKIERRGPVLSTVSISGTQSMQDDDVVELEDDVMYLMELLRKQRLDDVLDQSRDIMNMEKTLANLLDDLSEGKTGELEDKMMEAMQKLEDMVRSMMEKLSQMSSNWGDEFLNLEALKELQETTVNRDLQEMKDALARGDLEAALKAALGAVGAMEKMLADMEQSARQYADSTYSRTLEEMSNLEKGLRELEEGEHKVAQQTEKLKKDMQSRSFEDMNKTLSEFFQKQLERLKGMKSNLSQIDKSFAQNPTLQDYSRKERETEGLVKKRNQATRSPLLYGSPDTEGFSDKEYAKLNEKFRELNEARNQEPLLDIYDELSEAIPPLNERLSQLGEMLEGYDIKESLNMAKESLQDLRLWNFDVARGSSITPRREEEEEEEKKENKPSYQEFQKMKKETGEMLADARTLNEEMVEDLESVRESVEKMNRRQPTEEEKKQFDKLAGQQGELKEQAHDLTDAMDELADRNPSMGSETGEKMAEAQEFMDGAEGKLQEADGPGALEDERESLYRLSQARKSLGEAMDRVSKGMMSRGIPMPKYVLRYRGRWGEGFFGFATGDVEIPSEESYRVPKEFREDILDAMKKGLPEKYHELNKDYYRKLVE; encoded by the coding sequence ATGGACGACAATTACGCGAAGATTAAGGATTCTATTCAAAGGGTCGGGAGGAGGGCCACACTGGTGCGCCTCGGTGAAGGGGTCGCACTTTTGGGAGCAATCGCCCTGGTCCTTTTCTCGGTGGGACTCGTTTCTGCCGCACAACTTTCAGTCGTCCCGTATGCCCGGATGGGCTACTTCGTCCTCAGTACAATCATAATCATTTATGTGTCTTACCGCTACATCCTTACCCCTATCCAGTCCCTTGGGTCACAGGACCGGCTGGCGCTTTTCATGGAAAAGCGCTTTCCACGGCTTAAGGATTTACTTATCAGTTCCATTCAACTTGGCAGGGATTTAGAAAACCCGGGAAGGGCACGCCTTTTTTCCCATGAGCTAGCCGGTTTACTCTTTAAACAGACCGGGGAAGGACTCGTGGGCCTAAAAGCCGGTGATGTCGTGGAAAGCCGCTGCCTCATGCGGAACCTTACGATTCTCGGCCTTCTTATCGGCCTTTTTGCCGTTATCACGGCCATGAACCCCACGTATGTTGCGCAAAGATTTAATCTCTTGCTGGAACCCCGATACGTGCCGTCTGTGCTGCTCAGAGCCACGGCTCCCGTTATTGGCGATATTACACTGACATACAGATATCCCGCCTATACCGGCCTGAAGCCAAGGACCATAACTGGTTCAAGCGGCGACATAAGGATATTGAAGGGCAGTGAGGTAGAGATTGTGGCGCGGAGCAATCAGCCGGTAGACTCCGCAAGCATATTGATAAACGAGTCGACCAGGGTGCCTATGACCGTAGAGACACCACACACCATAAAGGGAAGCCTGATAGTGCTGGAAGACGGCAACTATAGCTTCGAGACCTTACCCGCGGGCCGAAGGTCTGCGCACAAATCAAAATCCCACAGGATCATAGCGCTGGCTGACGACTATCCGAGGATAACCATACTCTCTCCCGCGCAAGGAAAGGTGGTGGGTGAGAGAGACGTGATTGACCTTGAATATGAAGCCATGGACGACTTCGGTCTGAAAGAAATCAGACTGGTGGTTGGTGAAGGGCCCGGGGCCGAGGGCGCAAGAAGGGACCTGAAAGTCATTAAAGAGCCAAAAACGCGATTCAGAGATTCATGTAAATGGGACCTCTCCATGTACAGTTTTACCCAAGGTGAGAAGGTGCCTTACTTCTTAGAGGCCGTGGATAACGACGCTGTCTCAGAGCCCAAGGTGGCCAGGTCCGAAACCCGCTACATTGAGGTATACAGTACACAAAAGAAGCACGAAGAACTCATCTCATTGCAGGATAAACTCCTTAAGGAGATGACGCTGCTTCTGGCTGATAAACTGGTGAACCGTCCGGATGCCATGACGGCAAGGGATGAACTGCTCATGCAACAGGAGGTCCTCAGTGGACGGACCATCAACCTGCTGGTGCTCTTTGAGAAAATCCTAACTGACATGGAAGAAGACACCATGGCCAACTACGCCGTCTATTACAGCCTGGAAAACATGCGGAACACGATAGCCCAGCTTAACGCCGCCAAGGATAAGCTCCTGGAAAAGATAGAGAGACGCGGCCCCGTGCTGTCCACGGTCAGTATAAGCGGGACCCAGAGTATGCAGGACGACGACGTGGTGGAACTGGAGGACGACGTTATGTATCTTATGGAGCTTTTGAGAAAACAGAGGCTCGATGACGTCCTCGACCAGAGCAGGGACATCATGAACATGGAAAAAACCCTGGCAAACCTCCTTGACGACCTCTCAGAGGGTAAGACGGGCGAGCTTGAAGACAAAATGATGGAGGCAATGCAGAAACTCGAGGACATGGTGCGTTCAATGATGGAAAAACTTTCGCAGATGTCCAGCAACTGGGGAGACGAGTTCCTGAATCTGGAGGCCCTGAAGGAACTGCAGGAAACCACTGTTAACAGGGATTTGCAGGAAATGAAAGACGCGCTGGCGAGAGGAGACCTTGAGGCGGCCCTCAAGGCTGCGCTGGGTGCGGTAGGCGCGATGGAGAAGATGTTGGCCGATATGGAACAGAGCGCCCGTCAGTACGCTGATTCCACCTACTCCCGTACCCTTGAAGAAATGAGCAATCTTGAGAAGGGGCTCAGGGAACTGGAGGAAGGCGAACACAAAGTGGCACAGCAGACGGAGAAACTTAAGAAAGACATGCAATCCCGCTCCTTTGAAGACATGAACAAGACCCTGAGCGAATTCTTCCAGAAACAGCTAGAAAGGTTGAAGGGGATGAAGAGTAATCTATCCCAAATTGACAAGTCCTTCGCCCAGAATCCCACCCTGCAGGATTATTCGCGCAAGGAGAGGGAGACCGAGGGGCTGGTAAAGAAGAGGAACCAGGCGACGAGAAGCCCCCTCCTCTACGGCTCTCCTGACACCGAAGGTTTCAGTGACAAGGAGTATGCCAAGTTGAACGAAAAGTTCCGTGAGCTAAATGAGGCGAGAAACCAGGAGCCGCTGCTCGATATATATGACGAGCTGTCCGAGGCGATACCACCGTTGAACGAAAGGCTCTCACAGTTGGGCGAAATGCTTGAGGGGTATGACATCAAGGAGTCGCTGAACATGGCAAAGGAATCACTGCAAGATCTCAGGTTGTGGAATTTCGATGTGGCGAGGGGTTCTTCGATTACCCCGCGCCGCGAGGAGGAGGAGGAGGAGGAAAAGAAGGAGAACAAACCATCCTATCAAGAATTCCAGAAGATGAAGAAAGAGACGGGAGAGATGCTGGCCGATGCCCGCACACTCAACGAGGAGATGGTTGAGGACCTTGAGTCCGTGCGGGAATCCGTCGAAAAGATGAACAGACGTCAGCCAACAGAGGAAGAGAAAAAACAGTTTGACAAACTGGCCGGGCAACAAGGTGAATTAAAAGAACAGGCCCACGACCTGACAGACGCAATGGATGAGCTGGCCGATAGAAATCCGTCTATGGGCAGCGAGACGGGTGAAAAGATGGCCGAGGCGCAGGAGTTTATGGATGGAGCGGAGGGGAAGCTCCAGGAGGCGGACGGCCCCGGTGCCCTGGAGGATGAGAGGGAATCCCTCTACAGGCTCTCTCAGGCAAGAAAGAGCCTCGGCGAGGCCATGGACAGGGTCTCCAAGGGTATGATGTCCCGTGGAATCCCAATGCCCAAGTACGTACTCAGATACCGGGGCAGGTGGGGCGAAGGTTTTTTCGGATTCGCTACGGGCGACGTGGAGATACCCTCCGAGGAGTCATACAGGGTGCCCAAGGAGTTCCGTGAAGACATCCTCGACGCGATGAAAAAGGGCCTGCCGGAGAAGTACCACGAACTGAACAAAGACTATTACAGAAAACTGGTGGAGTAG
- a CDS encoding argininosuccinate synthase yields MSKKVVLAFSGGLDTSVAVKWLQEHYGMEVTTLTVDLGGFSPKDLEKVREKALKLGARNAIVVDAREVFVRYFVLPALQAGALYEGVYPLATALGRPLIAKLLAEVAEEEGAESVAHGCTGKGNDQVRFELTLQALAPQLKVIAPLREWGMSREDAVVYARKHGVEVEVRKKTPYSIDENIWGRSIECGALEDPWAEPPEDVWLWTKSIKDCPDEADTVEIGIEKGIPFRINKDYMDGVQLVEKLNELGGRHGVGRIDHVESRVVGIKSREVYEAPAAVILHKAHRALESLVMTREAMRFRDIVAGQYADIIYNGQWYSAFHLDLVAYVLSAQRIVTGAVRMKLFKGTATVIGRRSPLSLYTHELATYDKEDQFDHKAAEGFTKIYGLPLKIQSKVQSQIIYGAHEIDLASVLPPRLKEITEGKKSC; encoded by the coding sequence ATGAGCAAGAAGGTTGTACTTGCCTTTTCAGGCGGACTGGATACCTCCGTGGCCGTAAAGTGGCTTCAGGAACACTACGGCATGGAGGTGACCACCCTCACCGTTGACCTTGGCGGCTTTAGCCCGAAGGACCTTGAAAAAGTAAGGGAGAAGGCGCTGAAACTGGGCGCGCGTAACGCGATAGTGGTAGATGCGCGCGAGGTCTTCGTCCGCTATTTTGTCCTTCCCGCGCTCCAGGCAGGCGCCCTCTACGAAGGGGTCTATCCCCTGGCTACGGCCCTTGGCCGGCCGCTGATAGCCAAGCTTCTCGCTGAGGTGGCAGAGGAGGAAGGCGCCGAGTCGGTGGCACATGGATGCACGGGCAAGGGGAATGACCAGGTACGCTTTGAACTGACGCTTCAGGCCCTCGCGCCGCAGCTAAAGGTTATCGCACCGCTCAGGGAATGGGGCATGAGCAGGGAAGATGCGGTAGTATATGCCAGGAAACACGGTGTAGAGGTGGAGGTTCGCAAAAAGACTCCCTACAGCATAGACGAGAACATCTGGGGCCGCAGCATTGAGTGCGGGGCCCTTGAAGACCCCTGGGCCGAGCCGCCTGAAGACGTCTGGCTCTGGACAAAATCCATCAAGGACTGTCCGGACGAGGCAGACACCGTTGAGATAGGTATAGAAAAGGGGATTCCTTTCCGCATTAATAAGGATTATATGGATGGGGTTCAGCTGGTAGAAAAGTTGAACGAGCTTGGCGGGCGCCACGGTGTAGGCCGCATTGACCACGTTGAGAGCCGTGTGGTGGGTATAAAGTCACGCGAGGTATACGAGGCCCCGGCCGCGGTCATACTCCACAAGGCCCACAGGGCGCTTGAGTCGCTGGTCATGACACGCGAGGCCATGCGCTTCAGGGACATAGTGGCCGGCCAGTACGCCGATATTATATACAACGGCCAGTGGTACTCGGCCTTCCATCTTGACCTGGTCGCCTACGTCTTGAGCGCACAGCGGATTGTTACCGGCGCTGTCAGGATGAAACTCTTTAAGGGCACGGCTACCGTAATAGGCCGCCGCTCACCGCTGTCATTATATACACACGAGCTCGCCACCTACGACAAGGAAGACCAGTTTGACCATAAGGCCGCCGAGGGTTTTACAAAGATATATGGGCTCCCGCTAAAAATCCAGTCAAAGGTGCAGTCTCAGATCATCTACGGAGCGCATGAGATTGACCTGGCCAGCGTCCTCCCTCCCCGGCTAAAGGAAATAACAGAAGGCAAGAAGAGCTGCTAG
- a CDS encoding glutamate-5-semialdehyde dehydrogenase yields the protein MVPTGTNINMEKYVAKLTAGAKEASRRLACASTAQKDAAIAAIARGLVDSRNDIQKENQRDIEVARKAGQSKPVIDRLLLNDKRIKAMTDGLTTMISLKDPVGEVMGGWKAPNGMLIEKVRVPLGVIAIIYESRPDVTAEAGALCLKAGNAVILRGGKEAIHSNLAVYRVIEKALSDTGLDPACIQIVETTDRAAVDLMLKAVGYIDVVIPRGGEGLIRTVAEKSMIPVIKHYKGVCHTYVDEYADLDKAQDICLNAKTQRAATCNAMETMLVHKNIAAKFLPPMAGKMKEAGVELRGCSQTTKILPDIKAATDEDWDTEYLDLILSVRVVSSFDEAVEHIARYGSSHSDAIVTENVTSAGRFTNEVDSSAVYVNASTRLTDGGQFGMGAEIGISTDKLHARGPMGLPELTTYKYVIHGDGQLRE from the coding sequence ATGGTACCTACTGGTACGAACATAAATATGGAAAAATACGTAGCTAAGTTAACGGCGGGGGCAAAGGAGGCCTCGAGGCGGCTTGCCTGCGCCAGCACGGCGCAGAAGGACGCTGCCATTGCGGCCATCGCGCGGGGACTTGTTGATTCCAGAAACGACATCCAGAAGGAGAACCAGCGCGATATAGAGGTCGCCCGCAAGGCCGGCCAGAGCAAGCCTGTTATCGACAGGCTCCTGCTTAACGACAAGCGGATAAAGGCCATGACGGATGGCCTCACGACCATGATATCCCTCAAAGACCCCGTGGGCGAGGTCATGGGGGGATGGAAGGCGCCCAACGGCATGCTGATAGAGAAGGTTCGGGTGCCGCTGGGTGTAATCGCCATTATATATGAATCCAGGCCTGACGTAACGGCGGAGGCGGGGGCACTGTGCCTCAAGGCCGGTAACGCCGTTATCCTGCGCGGCGGCAAAGAGGCCATTCACTCAAACCTCGCCGTATACAGGGTCATCGAAAAGGCCCTCAGTGATACCGGCCTCGACCCCGCATGCATCCAGATAGTAGAAACAACAGACAGGGCGGCGGTTGACCTGATGCTAAAAGCGGTCGGGTATATTGACGTGGTCATACCGAGGGGTGGAGAGGGACTTATCCGCACCGTCGCGGAGAAGTCGATGATACCCGTGATTAAGCACTACAAGGGCGTGTGTCACACCTACGTGGACGAGTACGCCGACCTGGACAAGGCACAGGACATATGCCTTAACGCCAAGACACAGAGGGCGGCCACGTGCAACGCGATGGAGACCATGCTGGTCCATAAAAACATCGCGGCAAAATTCCTGCCTCCCATGGCCGGGAAGATGAAAGAGGCCGGGGTGGAGCTGCGCGGGTGCAGCCAGACCACAAAAATCCTGCCAGACATAAAAGCGGCGACCGACGAAGACTGGGACACGGAGTATCTGGACCTCATCCTCTCGGTCAGGGTCGTCTCGTCGTTTGACGAGGCCGTCGAGCATATCGCCAGATACGGTTCTTCACATTCAGACGCCATCGTCACCGAGAACGTCACCAGCGCCGGCAGGTTCACCAACGAGGTAGACTCTTCCGCCGTATACGTCAACGCCTCAACGCGGCTTACCGACGGCGGCCAGTTCGGCATGGGTGCCGAGATAGGCATCTCCACCGACAAACTCCACGCCCGCGGGCCGATGGGACTTCCCGAGCTCACCACCTACAAATACGTCATCCACGGTGACGGACAACTGAGGGAGTAA
- a CDS encoding septum formation initiator family protein has product MDKVEKKRFIAFMVPLALTLAIIVCFSIAIARKHSELKTVLARNAVLEKEVTLLKKKNLELHTLRDALVYDPVQVEKEAREQLGYGKPKEKVYKKRNFRIVENADDAGPAHEAGYTGKEGGILNSIGLFGTFILIIVSVTGVFYGTYWYEHKYGKIRS; this is encoded by the coding sequence TTGGACAAAGTAGAAAAAAAGCGGTTTATCGCTTTCATGGTACCACTGGCACTGACCCTGGCGATAATAGTCTGCTTCTCCATAGCCATTGCCAGGAAACACTCCGAACTGAAGACGGTTTTGGCAAGGAACGCGGTGCTTGAGAAAGAGGTGACCCTGCTCAAGAAAAAGAACCTGGAGTTGCACACACTCAGGGATGCCCTTGTCTATGACCCCGTGCAGGTCGAGAAAGAGGCAAGAGAACAACTGGGCTACGGCAAGCCAAAGGAGAAGGTGTACAAGAAGCGCAACTTCCGCATAGTCGAAAACGCTGACGATGCCGGGCCCGCTCACGAAGCCGGCTACACCGGTAAAGAAGGCGGTATATTAAACTCCATTGGTCTTTTCGGTACCTTCATACTAATTATTGTTAGCGTAACGGGGGTGTTTTATGGTACCTACTGGTACGAACATAAATATGGAAAAATACGTAGCTAA